Proteins encoded by one window of Yamadazyma tenuis chromosome 2, complete sequence:
- the ILV1 gene encoding threonine deaminase (COG:E; BUSCO:EOG09261O4Y; EggNog:ENOG503NUWH), with protein MWKNTVSKLLRVGRAVHTTKPALNGASVRKLATNASAREKFPELHDSDFGPDGNPDYVKLILTSRVYDVVDKGGSPLNFAVNLSQKLGTNVHLKREDLLPVFSFKLRGAYNMIANLHAQKNSHLDGVIACSAGNHAQGVAFSANKLGIPATIVMPTATPSIKFKNVSRLGSQVVLYGDDFDSAKEECDRLSVLNNLTNIPPFNHPYVIAGQGTIALELTTQLRLDKLDAVFVPVGGGGLIAGIAAYLKKIAPHVKVIGVETYDANALYESQKSNELESLNSVGVFADGTAVKILGEETWRVCKDIVDEVVLVSTDELCAAIKDIFEDTRSIVEPSGALSVAGLTKYIRKNKDVDHHDKTYVPILSGANMNFDRLRFVSERAVLGEGKEASLVVSIPDRPGEFAKLQSVINPRAVTEFSYRYNNTDSANIFVSFNLASRENDLEKIIETMKSEKYGFEVEDISKNEFAKSHGRYLIGGSFSHSKPEKVARERVYSFEFPERPGALFRFLRSLKPDWDITLFNYRNHGNDVGKVLCGIATPEETTEEDFQEFLKTLGYRFIDETENVVYRKFLS; from the coding sequence ATGTGGAAAAACACTGTTTCAAAGCTCTTAAGGGTCGGTAGAGCCGTGCACACCACCAAGCCAGCACTAAATGGAGCTTCTGTGAGGAAATTGGCCACCAACGCCTCTGCCAGAGAAAAGTTCCCCGAATTACACGATTCGGATTTTGGCCCAGATGGAAACCCAGATTACGTTAAACTCATCTTAACATCCAGAGTATACGACGTGGTTGACAAGGGCGGATCTCCCCTCAACTTTGCTGTGAACTTGTCCCAGAAACTTGGCACGAACGTCCACTTGAAGAGAGAAGACTTGTTGCCAGTGTTTTCATTCAAACTTCGTGGTGCCTATAACATGATTGCCAATTTACATGCTCAAAAGAACAGCCATTTGGATGGAGTTATAGCGTGTTCCGCTGGAAACCACGCCCAGGGTGTGGCATTTTctgccaacaagttgggAATACCTGCAACTATTGTGATGCCCACCGCTACACCTTCTATCAAGTTTAAAAATGTCTCCAGATTAGGATCACAAGTGGTGTTATACGGAGACGACTTCGATTcagccaaagaagaatgtGACCGTTTGAGTGTGCTCAATAACTTAACCAATATACCGCCATTCAACCACCCTTATGTGATTGCTGGTCAGGGTACTATCGCCTTGGAGCTAACCACCCAACTCAGATTGGACAAGTTAGATGCTGTTTTTGTGCCTGTGGGAGGAGGTGGTTTGATTGCCGGCATTGCAGCCTACTTAAAGAAGATCGCTCCTCATGTCAAGGTGATTGGAGTGGAAACTTACGACGCAAATGCTCTCTATGAGTCCCAAAAGTCGAATGAGCTTGAATCGTTGAACTCAGTTGGAGTCTTTGCCGATGGTACGGCCGTCAAGATCTTAGGAGAAGAAACTTGGAGAGTGTGTAAGGATATTGTCGATGAGGTTGTGTTGGTTCTGACGGACGAGTTATGTGCTGCTATAAAAGatatttttgaagacaccAGGTCGATTGTCGAGCCTTCAGGTGCTCTTTCTGTGGCAGGTTTAACCAAGTATATCAGGAAGAACAAGGATGTTGACCACCACGATAAAACATATGTTCCAATATTGAGTGGAGCCAACATGAACTTTGACCGATTGAGATTTGTCAGTGAAAGAGCCGTTTTAggtgaaggaaaagaagcttCTTTAGTAGTGAGTATTCCAGATAGACCTGGTGAATTTGCTAAATTACAGTCTGTCATCAACCCAAGAGCCGTAACCGAGTTCAGTTACAGATACAACAACACCGATTCTGCCAATATCTTTGTTAGTTTCAATCTAGCTAGCAGAGAAAACGATTTGGaaaaaatcattgaaaCCATGAAAAGCGAAAAGTACGGGTTTGAAGTAGAAGACATCTCCAAGAATGAATTCGCCAAAAGCCATGGCCGTTATTTAATAGGCGGCAGTTTCTCCCATCTGAAGCCTGAAAAAGTCGCCAGAGAAAGAGTTTATCTGTTTGAGTTCCCAGAAAGACCTGGTGCCTTATTCAGGTTCTTGAGATCTTTGAAACCCGATTGGGACATAACCTTATTCAACTACAGAAACCACGGAAATGATGTGGGTAAAGTGCTTTGTGGAATTGCTACACCAGAAGAGACCACGGAGGAGGATTTCCaagaattcttgaagacctTGGGTTACCGTTTCATCGATGAAACTGAAAATGTAGTGTATCGTAAGTTTTTAAGTTGA
- the SRP68 gene encoding signal recognition particle subunit srp68 (COG:U; EggNog:ENOG503NWNZ), with amino-acid sequence MDSPLSITVGARMSAFLNSAEDFHKYRKRLNKTILRLRHELNLVTRDTKNYKDKERISKISSEDYSNDERFGLILLLTAERDLVYSLEIKSMMEISSEGSSSYKNLMVSRLKKSVSSTKQLLQVVENETNELKIIEVYVYAALNEGSLAVNKRKWQSALNAFSIARCALEYLYSQQTDQEQEQFNKTVINDLIETLVDPSLALSVSQIEELDMSDLKSTARRHCHDKTLPYLQTVVELIKKKDPEFVSQISSSIKLIDSITWRSHEASLYNDEIAFKLMELTKPEVNEYDNLEAFDQLISGWSGVLELHQADLNKNEDEDDSEKIQNRAVLLTYINYSLLFTRIRRDQILVGQLLGEFEEVSKTRKLVINKDITRLYSSSIRTIDEIKELPGVYNDDDLMESLDTMSQFYSYSILVRLSNSFLLNNKYLESLKVLNTIKEKIGINGLSYKVETFPYSVSSNDNLEQFKADINKTFLKTQILAQFSFELNKNPHEAVIENMHQFPGSSKLVNVGTSPVIKPILSKPVLFDVAFNYINYPGGSSKSSSVEPQSAPPQTAGEEESKKKLGLFGFLGRS; translated from the coding sequence ATGGATTCACCTTTATCGATCACGGTGGGAGCCCGCATGAGTGCATTCCTCAACTCAGCAGAGGacttccacaaatacaGAAAACGGTTGAACAAGACGATTTTGCGTTTGCGCCATGAACTTAACTTAGTCACCAGAGACACCAAGAACTACAAAGACAAGGAAAGGATCTCCAAGATATCTAGCGAAGATTACTCCAACGACGAACGGTTCGGACTtattttgttgttgacagCTGAGAGAGACTTGGTATACTCTCTTGAGATCAAGAGTATGATGGAAATTAGCAGTGAAGGCTCTTCTTCCTAtaagaacttgatggtAAGCAGATTAAAAAAGAGTGTCAGCAGTACCAAGCAGCTTCTCcaggtggtggaaaatgaAACCAATGAATTAAAAATCATCGAGGTGTATGTATACGCAGCTTTAAACGAAGGATCGTTGGCTGTTAACAAGAGAAAATGGCAGTCTGCCTTGAATGCGTTTTCCATCGCCAGATGTGCGTTGGAATACTTGTACAGTCAGCAAACTGACCAGGAGCAGGAgcagttcaacaaaaccgTCATAAACGACTTGATCGAGACGTTGGTAGATCCATCGTTGGCATTGTCCGTGTCTCAGATCGAGGAGTTGGATATGTCTGACTTGAAGTCAACGGCCAGAAGGCACTGCCACGACAAGACGTTACCATATTTGCAAacggtggtggagttgatcaagaagaaggaccCAGAATTTGTGTCACAGATTTCCAGTTCGATCAAGCTCATTGACCTGATCACCTGGAGGTCACACGAAGCTTCGTTGTACAACGATGAAATTGCGTTCAAACTCATGGAGTTGACTAAGCCCGAAGTCAACGAGTACGATAACTTGGAGGCCTTTGATCAGTTGATCAGTGGGTGGTCTGGAGTGTTAGAATTACATCAAGctgacttgaacaaaaacGAAGATGAGGACGACCTGGAAAAGATCCAAAACAGAGCCGTTTTGTTGACTTACATCAACTACAGCTTGTTGTTCACGCGGATAAGAAGAGATCAGATCTTGGTGGGCCAGTTATTAGGAGAATTTGAGGAGGTTTCCAAGACCAGAAAATTGGTTATCAATAAAGATATCACCAGGTTGTACTCTTCTTCGATCAGAACCATCGACGAAATCAAGGAGTTACCGGGTGTGtacaatgatgatgacttgatGGAATCCTTGGATACTATGAGCCAGTTCTACAGTTATAGCATTTTGGTCAGATTATCCAACtcgttcttgttgaacaacaagtaCCTCGAGAGCTTAAAAGTGTTGAACACAATCAAGGAAAAGATTGGCATCAATGGCCTCTCATATAAGGTGGAGACCTTTCCATACTCTGTCAGCAGTAACGACAATCTTGAGCAGTTCAAAGCCGATATCAACAAgacatttttgaagacacAAATCTTGGCCCAGTTCTCGTTTGAGCTCAATAAAAACCCTCACGAAGCCGTAATTGAAAATATGCATCAATTCCCCGGCAGCAGCAAGTTAGTGAATGTGGGAACCAGTCCGGTCATAAAGCCCATCTTGAGCAAACCCGTGTTGTTTGATGTGGCCTTCAACTATATCAACTACCCTGGCGGCAGCTCCAAGTCCAGTAGTGTGGAACCTCAATCAGCCCCTCCTCAAACCGCAGGAGAAGAGGAAAGTAAAAAAAAATTAGGGTTGTTTGGTTTCTTAGGTAGAAGTTAA
- a CDS encoding uncharacterized protein (EggNog:ENOG503PVT0) produces the protein MNGIAILESGQRSVPESYWETEATLQDYPLVMSQTNLENDSEIPEYSLQGAASSLDTALIEPVREYFYHEDWIFKHQQQSQIHYKESPHHRCYEYDEQYPIFVTEEPLVSLDSSSVEDIGNSVLDQSEYNQELRSGNLLLCDHLGNETIIDTLVLNFAAYSEVRRTHDSVLRSILNEWNKDQLSHLPETPKSEARDVSYQQWRPLSVFTAYTNVKGLGKKS, from the exons ATGAATGGAATTGCTATATTGGAAAGTGGACAAAGATCGGTACCCGAATCTTATTGGGAAACTGAAGCTACTTTGCAAGACTACCCATTGGTGATGAGCCAGACCAATTTGGAGAATGATTCAGAAATACCAGAATACTCCCTTCAAGGGGCCGCCTCCCTGTTGGATACAGCTTTGATAGAGCCTGTTAGAGAGTATTTTTATCATGAGGATTGGATTTTTAAGCATCAGCAGCAATCACAAATCCATTATAAGGAATCACCCCATCACCGTTGCTATGAATATGATGAGCAATACCCAATTTTTGTTACAGAAGAGCCATTGGTTCTGCTAGATTCCAGTCtggttgaagatattgGTAACTCTGTGCTTGACCAATCTGAATATAATCAAGAACTAAGATCCGGAAACCTTCTACTTTGTGACCACCTTGGTAATGAAACTATAATTGATACACTTGTGTTGAACTTTGCAGCTTATTCGGAGGTCAGAAGAACACATGACAGCGTTTTGAGAAGCATACTAAACGAATGGAATAAGGACCAGTTATCCCATTTGCCAGAAACACCCAAGTCGGAAGCTAGAGATGTCCTGTACCAACAGTGGAGACCTTTGTCTGTGTTTACTGCTTACACAAATGTGAAG GGCTTGGGTAAGAAGTCCTAA
- the HUT1 gene encoding UDP-galactose transporter (COG:P; BUSCO:EOG09264F1U; EggNog:ENOG503NV81) translates to MSQHNKQGTTLVLCVLGLYGSFITWSILQEKINTTPYSTGNHGETEFFKAPLVVNMVQSLFAIIISFTYSMTFKGTNAFKIFTDNESSVSWMYFKKFCIISITSSLSAPIGYQSLRHVDYLVYLLSKSCKLIPLMIVHFVFYRTRFPGYKYVVAVSVTSGVVMFTFFDRKKSGKKSANDGQTALGLAQLTVSMVLDGLTNSTQDQLFKLQKQLPTTKHKVDGTTLMCVLNTFMLVLTFTYTAVFKYTEEFSFTYTFVHKYPQVVYDILVFAVFGSVGQIFVFVILEKFDSIILTTATVTRKMLSMVSSVVLFGHRLSWGQVAGIVVVFFGIGYEAALKALPVKAKVA, encoded by the coding sequence ATGTCCCAACACAACAAACAAGGTACCACTCTTGTGCTATGTGTGCTAGGACTCTACGGGTCCTTCATAACGTGGTCCATTCTCCAGGAGAAGATCAACACCACGCCTTACAGTACTGGCAACCACGGAGAGACCGAATTTTTCAAGGCTCCTTTGGTAGTAAACATGGTCCAGTCTTTGTTTGCAATCATTATATCCTTCACATACAGCATGACATTCAAAGGCACCAATGCATTCAAAATATTCACGGACAATGAGTCTCTGGTATCATGGATGtatttcaagaagttctGCATCATCTCCATTACTTCTAGTTTATCAGCTCCAATTGGCTATCAGTCGTTGAGACACGTTGATTACTTGGTATACTTATTGTCAAAGTCGTGTAAGCTAATTCCGTTGATGATTGTCCACTTTGTGTTCTACCGGACTCGATTCCCGGGTTACAAGTACGTGGTGGCGGTGTCGGTGACACTGggagtggtgatgttcACGTTTTTCGACCGCAAAAAGTCTGGGAAAAAGAGTGCCAACGACGGCCAGACTGCCTTGGGATTGGCCCAGCTCACCGTGTCTATGGTGCTCGACGGACTTACCAACTCGACCCAGGACcagttgttcaagctccaaaaacaacttccaaccacaaaacacAAAGTGGACGGCACCACGCTTATGTGTGTTCTCAACACCTTCATGCTTGTGCTCACGTTCACTTACACAGCGGTGTTCAAGTATACTGAAGAGTTCAGTTTCACCTACACGTTTGTGCACAAGTACCCACAGGTGGTGTACGACATCTTGGTGTTTGCAGTGTTTGGGTCTGTGGGCCAgatatttgtgtttgtaaTTCTCGAGAAGTTCGACTCGATTATCTTGACCACGGCCACCGTCACACGGAAGATGCTTAGTATGGTGCTGAGTGTGGTCCTCTTTGGACATCGGTTGAGCTGGGGCCAGGTGGCGGGAATTGTGGTGGTATTCTTCGGTATTGGCTATGAGGCCGCATTGAAGGCGTTGCCAGTGAAGGCCAAGGTCGCTTAG